Proteins encoded within one genomic window of Acinetobacter sp. YWS30-1:
- a CDS encoding IS110 family transposase, with the protein MIMLGIDVSKTKIDCCIFPQGLTGKRKNKIFTNTESGFGSLLKWLITLKIEPDQVTAIMEATSVYHENLGYYLYDAGVKVCVANPSRVRAFAKGMSMLNKTDKADSEALSRYGYTAKLIIWQPEPENVRLLKALLGRRDVYLGSLLQEKNRLEKAQSTHTSVVVIKLLEENIEYLNQQLEHIDKLINNHIDQDPTLKQDLKLLQTIPSIGERSGLLLLGLFHSHKFEKASQAAAYVGLVPVHQLSGSSVNKQSHLSKAGDSKIRSVLYMSALTAIKYNPHIEALYQRLLSQGKNKMCALGAAMRKLIHLCYGVLKHQTAYQRDYLVVE; encoded by the coding sequence ATGATTATGCTAGGTATTGATGTCAGTAAAACCAAAATAGATTGTTGCATTTTCCCTCAAGGTTTGACTGGAAAAAGAAAAAATAAAATATTTACTAATACAGAAAGTGGCTTTGGCAGTCTGCTCAAATGGCTCATCACTCTTAAAATTGAACCTGATCAAGTGACAGCAATCATGGAAGCGACTTCGGTTTATCACGAGAATTTGGGATATTATCTATATGATGCAGGTGTAAAGGTTTGTGTGGCTAATCCTTCACGAGTAAGAGCCTTTGCCAAAGGCATGTCCATGCTAAATAAAACGGATAAAGCTGATAGTGAAGCTCTTTCACGTTATGGTTACACCGCAAAGTTAATCATATGGCAGCCTGAACCTGAAAATGTCAGATTATTAAAAGCTTTACTAGGCAGACGAGATGTCTATCTAGGTAGTCTATTGCAGGAAAAGAATCGACTTGAAAAGGCGCAGTCCACTCATACCTCCGTTGTTGTGATTAAATTACTTGAAGAGAATATTGAGTATTTAAATCAGCAACTTGAACATATTGATAAGTTAATAAATAATCACATAGATCAAGATCCAACATTGAAACAGGATTTGAAATTACTGCAAACTATTCCTTCAATCGGTGAACGATCAGGCTTATTACTGTTGGGGTTATTTCATTCGCACAAGTTTGAAAAAGCAAGTCAAGCTGCTGCATATGTAGGTTTGGTTCCAGTACATCAGTTGTCTGGCAGTTCAGTCAACAAGCAAAGTCACTTATCAAAAGCAGGTGACAGTAAAATACGCTCAGTATTGTATATGTCGGCATTAACAGCGATTAAATATAATCCACACATTGAAGCTTTATATCAACGATTATTAAGCCAGGGTAAAAATAAAATGTGTGCTTTAGGTGCTGCAATGCGCAAGCTTATACATCTGTGTTATGGCGTTTTAAAACATCAGACTGCCTATCAAAGAGATTATTTAGTGGTCGAATAA